The following are from one region of the Chiloscyllium punctatum isolate Juve2018m chromosome 24, sChiPun1.3, whole genome shotgun sequence genome:
- the LOC140494672 gene encoding GRAM domain-containing protein 2A isoform X3, translating into MKHKQSAILLLSFHCSCPNEIGLMADKLKKNKKKLQAQSRLPSLETDSMSSEIQQKEKTLQLTRSLAFDLPSSKNEDEPYTGRRRSSSASVVKLNATFYKQFKDLNENVIDSFKCALHKEVPYHGKMYVSANHICFYSNILKEIKLMIPVTTVISLKKQNTALLVPNALCVKTTEGEKHLFGSLRSRDVTFKVLKTVCTHLENGSPTNSPRVSINESSFSTDSKNSQENQSSFEQKCSDLNSIDCPDASTEPISNTDAANTTGNGTVLCKDNKEREGQPEERTSCYIGNSWFQKVMKRMKSVVAFHESTTFNTLIIIYVLLVLLLLISSSYIGFRIVALEEQLMSMGAWPELHTHNQYRKT; encoded by the exons CAGCTGCCCTAATGAGATTGGACTGATGGCTGACAAACTGAAGAAGAACAAAAAGAAGCTGCAAGCACAATCGAGGCTACCAAGCTTAGAAACCGATTCCATGTCGTCTGAGATTCAGCAGAAGGAGAAGACTCTGCAACTCACCAG ATCACTGGCATTTGATTTGCCTAGTTCAAAAAATGAAGATGAGCCATATACTGGAAGACGACGATCCTCCTCTGCTTCT GTTGTCAAGTTGAATGCCacattttacaaacaatttaaaGACTTAAATGAGAATGTGATTGACA GTTTCAAGTGTGCTTTGCATAAGGAGGTCCCATACCATGGCAAGATGTATGTGTCTGCCAACCATATCTGTTTCTACAGCAACATATTGAAAGAAATAAAG CTCATGATTCCAGTCACAACAGTGATTTCATTGAAGAAACAAAACACTGCCCTCCTTGTTCCCAATGCCTTGTGTGTCAAGACGACAGAAGGAGAGAAG CATCTGTTTGGATCATTACGGTCAAGGGATGTGACATTTAAAGTTCTGAAGACCGTTTGTACCCATCTTGAG AATGGAAGTCCCACTAATAGCCCTCGGGTTTCAATAAATGAAAGTAGCTTTAGTACAGACTCCAAAAACTCTCAG GAGAATCAGTCCAGCTTTGAACAAAAATGCTCAGATCTGAATTCTATTGATTGTCCTGATGCTTCCACAGAGCCAATATCAAATACAG atgctgctaacACGACTGGGAATGGTACTGTTCTTTGTAAGGACAACAAAGAACGGGAAGGTCAGCCTGAAGAAAGAACTTCATGCTACATTG GTAATTCCTGGTTCCAGAAGGTGATGAAAAGAATGAAATCAGTTGTTGCATTTCATGAATCGACCACTTTTAACACACTCATTATCATCTATGTGCTGCT GGTACTACTGTTGCTGATCTCTTCCAGTTACATTGGCTTCAGAATTGTGGCTCTAGAGGAGCAACTAATGTCAATGGGGGCCTGGCCAGAGCTCCATACACACAATCA ATATAGAAAAACATGA
- the LOC140494672 gene encoding GRAM domain-containing protein 2B isoform X2: MYEILENTKHSVKTGFWKRHQTKSSCPNEIGLMADKLKKNKKKLQAQSRLPSLETDSMSSEIQQKEKTLQLTRSLAFDLPSSKNEDEPYTGRRRSSSASVVKLNATFYKQFKDLNENVIDSFKCALHKEVPYHGKMYVSANHICFYSNILKEIKLMIPVTTVISLKKQNTALLVPNALCVKTTEGEKHLFGSLRSRDVTFKVLKTVCTHLENGSPTNSPRVSINESSFSTDSKNSQENQSSFEQKCSDLNSIDCPDASTEPISNTDAANTTGNGTVLCKDNKEREGQPEERTSCYIGNSWFQKVMKRMKSVVAFHESTTFNTLIIIYVLLVLLLLISSSYIGFRIVALEEQLMSMGAWPELHTHNQYRKT; this comes from the exons CAGCTGCCCTAATGAGATTGGACTGATGGCTGACAAACTGAAGAAGAACAAAAAGAAGCTGCAAGCACAATCGAGGCTACCAAGCTTAGAAACCGATTCCATGTCGTCTGAGATTCAGCAGAAGGAGAAGACTCTGCAACTCACCAG ATCACTGGCATTTGATTTGCCTAGTTCAAAAAATGAAGATGAGCCATATACTGGAAGACGACGATCCTCCTCTGCTTCT GTTGTCAAGTTGAATGCCacattttacaaacaatttaaaGACTTAAATGAGAATGTGATTGACA GTTTCAAGTGTGCTTTGCATAAGGAGGTCCCATACCATGGCAAGATGTATGTGTCTGCCAACCATATCTGTTTCTACAGCAACATATTGAAAGAAATAAAG CTCATGATTCCAGTCACAACAGTGATTTCATTGAAGAAACAAAACACTGCCCTCCTTGTTCCCAATGCCTTGTGTGTCAAGACGACAGAAGGAGAGAAG CATCTGTTTGGATCATTACGGTCAAGGGATGTGACATTTAAAGTTCTGAAGACCGTTTGTACCCATCTTGAG AATGGAAGTCCCACTAATAGCCCTCGGGTTTCAATAAATGAAAGTAGCTTTAGTACAGACTCCAAAAACTCTCAG GAGAATCAGTCCAGCTTTGAACAAAAATGCTCAGATCTGAATTCTATTGATTGTCCTGATGCTTCCACAGAGCCAATATCAAATACAG atgctgctaacACGACTGGGAATGGTACTGTTCTTTGTAAGGACAACAAAGAACGGGAAGGTCAGCCTGAAGAAAGAACTTCATGCTACATTG GTAATTCCTGGTTCCAGAAGGTGATGAAAAGAATGAAATCAGTTGTTGCATTTCATGAATCGACCACTTTTAACACACTCATTATCATCTATGTGCTGCT GGTACTACTGTTGCTGATCTCTTCCAGTTACATTGGCTTCAGAATTGTGGCTCTAGAGGAGCAACTAATGTCAATGGGGGCCTGGCCAGAGCTCCATACACACAATCA ATATAGAAAAACATGA
- the LOC140494672 gene encoding GRAM domain-containing protein 2B isoform X4 has translation MTFSTSASSCPNEIGLMADKLKKNKKKLQAQSRLPSLETDSMSSEIQQKEKTLQLTRSLAFDLPSSKNEDEPYTGRRRSSSASVVKLNATFYKQFKDLNENVIDSFKCALHKEVPYHGKMYVSANHICFYSNILKEIKLMIPVTTVISLKKQNTALLVPNALCVKTTEGEKHLFGSLRSRDVTFKVLKTVCTHLENGSPTNSPRVSINESSFSTDSKNSQENQSSFEQKCSDLNSIDCPDASTEPISNTDAANTTGNGTVLCKDNKEREGQPEERTSCYIGNSWFQKVMKRMKSVVAFHESTTFNTLIIIYVLLVLLLLISSSYIGFRIVALEEQLMSMGAWPELHTHNQYRKT, from the exons CAGCTGCCCTAATGAGATTGGACTGATGGCTGACAAACTGAAGAAGAACAAAAAGAAGCTGCAAGCACAATCGAGGCTACCAAGCTTAGAAACCGATTCCATGTCGTCTGAGATTCAGCAGAAGGAGAAGACTCTGCAACTCACCAG ATCACTGGCATTTGATTTGCCTAGTTCAAAAAATGAAGATGAGCCATATACTGGAAGACGACGATCCTCCTCTGCTTCT GTTGTCAAGTTGAATGCCacattttacaaacaatttaaaGACTTAAATGAGAATGTGATTGACA GTTTCAAGTGTGCTTTGCATAAGGAGGTCCCATACCATGGCAAGATGTATGTGTCTGCCAACCATATCTGTTTCTACAGCAACATATTGAAAGAAATAAAG CTCATGATTCCAGTCACAACAGTGATTTCATTGAAGAAACAAAACACTGCCCTCCTTGTTCCCAATGCCTTGTGTGTCAAGACGACAGAAGGAGAGAAG CATCTGTTTGGATCATTACGGTCAAGGGATGTGACATTTAAAGTTCTGAAGACCGTTTGTACCCATCTTGAG AATGGAAGTCCCACTAATAGCCCTCGGGTTTCAATAAATGAAAGTAGCTTTAGTACAGACTCCAAAAACTCTCAG GAGAATCAGTCCAGCTTTGAACAAAAATGCTCAGATCTGAATTCTATTGATTGTCCTGATGCTTCCACAGAGCCAATATCAAATACAG atgctgctaacACGACTGGGAATGGTACTGTTCTTTGTAAGGACAACAAAGAACGGGAAGGTCAGCCTGAAGAAAGAACTTCATGCTACATTG GTAATTCCTGGTTCCAGAAGGTGATGAAAAGAATGAAATCAGTTGTTGCATTTCATGAATCGACCACTTTTAACACACTCATTATCATCTATGTGCTGCT GGTACTACTGTTGCTGATCTCTTCCAGTTACATTGGCTTCAGAATTGTGGCTCTAGAGGAGCAACTAATGTCAATGGGGGCCTGGCCAGAGCTCCATACACACAATCA ATATAGAAAAACATGA
- the LOC140494672 gene encoding GRAM domain-containing protein 2A isoform X1 produces MTAAMSKDSFPSAGRYMKLIGRKVHFPELLSSCPNEIGLMADKLKKNKKKLQAQSRLPSLETDSMSSEIQQKEKTLQLTRSLAFDLPSSKNEDEPYTGRRRSSSASVVKLNATFYKQFKDLNENVIDSFKCALHKEVPYHGKMYVSANHICFYSNILKEIKLMIPVTTVISLKKQNTALLVPNALCVKTTEGEKHLFGSLRSRDVTFKVLKTVCTHLENGSPTNSPRVSINESSFSTDSKNSQENQSSFEQKCSDLNSIDCPDASTEPISNTDAANTTGNGTVLCKDNKEREGQPEERTSCYIGNSWFQKVMKRMKSVVAFHESTTFNTLIIIYVLLVLLLLISSSYIGFRIVALEEQLMSMGAWPELHTHNQYRKT; encoded by the exons CAGCTGCCCTAATGAGATTGGACTGATGGCTGACAAACTGAAGAAGAACAAAAAGAAGCTGCAAGCACAATCGAGGCTACCAAGCTTAGAAACCGATTCCATGTCGTCTGAGATTCAGCAGAAGGAGAAGACTCTGCAACTCACCAG ATCACTGGCATTTGATTTGCCTAGTTCAAAAAATGAAGATGAGCCATATACTGGAAGACGACGATCCTCCTCTGCTTCT GTTGTCAAGTTGAATGCCacattttacaaacaatttaaaGACTTAAATGAGAATGTGATTGACA GTTTCAAGTGTGCTTTGCATAAGGAGGTCCCATACCATGGCAAGATGTATGTGTCTGCCAACCATATCTGTTTCTACAGCAACATATTGAAAGAAATAAAG CTCATGATTCCAGTCACAACAGTGATTTCATTGAAGAAACAAAACACTGCCCTCCTTGTTCCCAATGCCTTGTGTGTCAAGACGACAGAAGGAGAGAAG CATCTGTTTGGATCATTACGGTCAAGGGATGTGACATTTAAAGTTCTGAAGACCGTTTGTACCCATCTTGAG AATGGAAGTCCCACTAATAGCCCTCGGGTTTCAATAAATGAAAGTAGCTTTAGTACAGACTCCAAAAACTCTCAG GAGAATCAGTCCAGCTTTGAACAAAAATGCTCAGATCTGAATTCTATTGATTGTCCTGATGCTTCCACAGAGCCAATATCAAATACAG atgctgctaacACGACTGGGAATGGTACTGTTCTTTGTAAGGACAACAAAGAACGGGAAGGTCAGCCTGAAGAAAGAACTTCATGCTACATTG GTAATTCCTGGTTCCAGAAGGTGATGAAAAGAATGAAATCAGTTGTTGCATTTCATGAATCGACCACTTTTAACACACTCATTATCATCTATGTGCTGCT GGTACTACTGTTGCTGATCTCTTCCAGTTACATTGGCTTCAGAATTGTGGCTCTAGAGGAGCAACTAATGTCAATGGGGGCCTGGCCAGAGCTCCATACACACAATCA ATATAGAAAAACATGA